Proteins from one Malassezia vespertilionis chromosome 2, complete sequence genomic window:
- the LAP2 gene encoding leukotriene-A4 hydrolase (BUSCO:EOG09262C5Z; EggNog:ENOG503NV5N; COG:E; COG:I; COG:J; COG:O; COG:V; MEROPS:MER0002281) produces MRTENAQWAPPAPDAIPAPRQGKIQDIHSLANLNEICPRHLHLDWHVDWDMKRIYGTVTHKLQIVQDGAAHATFDTSFLDIGKVKVDGKETEHVVLSERRNILGEPLTIALGPRAKGDTVTVDITYSTTEKCTSLGWLSKEQTHGKETPFLYSQNQAIHGRSLLPVMDAPGRKVTYTAHVSSKIPILMSALQDGDTEQGMDENKVYKFKQPVPIPSYLIAIVGGSLAFRSLGPRTGVWAESPDVDAAQWEFERDAERFLDQAEKLVSPYSWTRYDSVVLPPSFPYGGMENANLTTLTPTLVAGDRSLTDVMLHELCHSWSGNLTSCINWESFWLNEGWTVYLERLLLQKVHADDNGPAHRGFSYIIGAKALKDALEGFSNVPRFQRLIPEYKAGEDPDDAFSSIPYEKGSNFLLHLERVVGGLDVFIPYVRAYFHAFYNRGVSTEQWKEHLFAFYASNPTITAKLKQVDWDAWLYGEGTTLPVKMIYNDELARSAFSLAERWARAIEKGNVEPGFSADDMQGWNANQKVVFLESLQGRKPATKALLEALDATYGLSDARNAEIRCRFFELALHTKDSGYEQCAADWVACQGRMKFCRTIYKALYKVAPALARKTFEEHADFYHPIAAAMIRKDLAPSPAVVSVLGSTGTGKSQLGVELAQLVGDAEIISVDSMQTYKGLDVITNKAAPAEMQGIPHHLLSFLAPCEEYDITQFVQDATQLCTKMQSKGTLPILVGGTTYYLQHLLFRGRLVSAANELDRDGAEVLEKAVAQLPLDQQALWSALDAPLPNADSPAQGMVLWELLNALDPSSARRWHHNDARKVYRSLRILRDTGRPQSAWLAQQDSAPDVTPPRFGERRLFFWVWSDRETLTKRLDGRIGGMVERGLLDEIRALRTIAGAPDYTRGIFQAIGYKEFDAYLTEYDTHQTHNETLFQEAIQAMQVATRRYAKRQVSWIKNQLLPEIRCAQARGEDVYLYVLDASDPAQWHEHVRRKAEAITHAFLQGAPMPDPSSVCARASDLLQSDARAQGKMERNQMFTCDVCTSDPAHPFRVRETERAKHTASRTHRTACKRRTRQAWIAENKAQGASIRRARAEQRETEE; encoded by the exons ATGCGTACCGAAAATGCGCAATGggcgccgccagcgcccgACGCGATCCCCGCGCCGCGTCAAGGCAAAATTCAGGATATTCACTCGCTCGCTAACCTCAACGAGATATGCCCGCGGCACCTGCATCTCGACTGGCATGTCGATTGGGATATGAAACGTATCTATGGTACAGTGACACACAAGCTGCAAATTGTGCAGGacggtgcagcgcacgcgacgTTTGATACGTCATTCCTCGACATTGGCAAGGTCAAGGTCGACGGCAAGGAAACCGAGCATGTGGTGCTCTCAGAGCGTCGCAACATTCTAGGCGAACCACTGACGATTGCGCTTGGTCCACGCGCCAAAGGCGATACGGTGACGGTCGACATCACGTATAGCACCACGGAAAAATGCACGTCGCTCGGTTGGCTCAGCAAAGAACAGACGCATGGAAAAGAAACTCCGTTTTTGTATTCACAGAACCAGGCGATCCATGGACGCTCCCTCTTGCCCGTGATGGATGCACCAGGCCGCAAGGTGACGTACACAGCGCACGTTTCCTCCAAGATTCCAATTCTTATGTCTGCTCTGCAGGACGGCGATACAGAGCAAGGCATGGACGAAAACAAGGTGTACAAGTTCAAGCAACCAGTACCAATTCCGTCCTACCTCATCGCGATTGTCGGTGGCTCGCTCGCATTCCGTTCGCTCGGTCCACGCACAGGCGTCTGGGCAGAGTCGCCGGATGTCGATGCAGCCCAATGGGAgtttgagcgcgacgcagaaCGCTTCCTGGACCAAGCAGAGAAACTTGTCTCGCCATATTCGTGGACAAGGTACGACAGCGTAGTGCTTCCTCCCTCGTTCCCTTACGGCGGAATGGAAAATGCCAACTTGACCACGCTCACACCGACGCTGGTCGCTGGCGACCGCAGCTTGACTGACGTGATGCTGCACGAGCTGTGCCATTCGTGGAGCGGAAACCTCACCTCATGCATCAACTGGGAGTCTTTTTGGCTGAACGAGGGCTGGACCGTGTATCTGGAGCGCCTTCTTCTGCAAAAGGTTCATGCGGACGACAACGGCCCTGCACACCGCGGCTTTTCCTACATTATCGGCGCCAAGGCACTGAAGGATGCGCTGGAAGGTTTCAGCAACGTGCCGAGGTTTCAGCGCTTGATCCCAGAGTACAAAGCCGGGGAAGATCCCGACGATGCGTTTAGCTCGATTCCGTATGAAAAGGGATCCAACTTTTTGCTCCACCTGGAGCGTGTGGTAGGCGGCCTGGACGTATTTATCCCCTACGTGCGCGCCTACTTTCACGCTTTTTACAATCGCGGCGTGAGCACAGAGCAGTGGAAAGAGCACCTGTTTGCATTCTACGCAAGCAATCCCACCATCACAGCCAAACTCAAACAAGTTGACTGGGATGCGTGGCTCTATGGCGAGGGCACTACGCTTCCCGTCAAGATGATCTACAacgacgagcttgcgcgctccGCGTTTTCCTTAGCCGAACGCTGGGCGCGTGCCATTGAAAAAGGCAACGTCGAGCCTGGCTTTTCTGCAGACGACATGCAAGGCTGGAATGCGAACCAAAAGGTTGTTTTTCTCGAAAGCTTGCAGGGCCGCAAGCCTGCAACGAAGGCACTCCtcgaagcgctcgacgccACGTATGGCCTTAGCGATGCGCGTAACGCCGAAATTCGCTGCCGCTTCTttgagcttgcgctgcacaccaAAGACAGCGGCTACGAACAATGCGCTGCCGATTGGGTCGCGTGCCAAGGCCGCATGAAGTTTTGCCGCACGATCTACAAGGCGCTGTACAAGGTTGCAcccgcacttgcgcgcaaaacgtTTGAGGAACACGCCGACTTTTACCACCCCATTGCCGCAGCAATGATCCGAAAG GATTTGGCGCCATCGCCTGCCGTTGTTTCTGTGCTCGGAAGCACTGGCACTGGAAAATCGCAGCTGGGCGttgagctcgcgcagctcgttgGGGATGCAGAGATCATCTCGGTGGACAGTATGCAAACGTACAAAGGCCTCGACGTGATTACGAACAAGGCCGCGCCCGCGGAGATGCAAGGCATTCCCCATCACCTGCTGAGTTTCTTAGCACCATGCGAAGAGTATGATATCACGCAGTTTGTGCAGGACGCGACACAACTG TGTACCAAGATGCAATCCAAAGGAACGCTGCCTATTTTGGTCGGCGGCACGACCTACTACCTGCAGCACCTGCTTTTTCGGGGGCGGCTCGTGTCTGCAGCCAATGAGCTGGACAGAGATGGGGCGGAGGTTCTTGAGAAAGCTGTGGCGCAGCTTCCGCTTGATCAACAAGCGCTGTGGTCCGCcctcgatgcgccgcttcccaATGCTGATTCTCCCGCCCAAGGCATGGTGCTCTGGGAGCTCTTGAACGCGCTCGATCCTTCCAGCGCTCGTCGCTGGCACCATAACGACGCACGCAAAGTGTACCGCAGTCTGCGCATTCTTCGCGACACGGGCAGGCCGCAGTCTGCatggctcgcgcagcaggacTCTGCCCCCGACGttacgccgccgcgcttcggcgagcgccgacTTTTTTTTTGGGTGTGGAGCGATCGAGAAACGCTCACAAAACGACTCGACGGACGCATCGGAGGAATGGTTGAGCGCGGACTCTTGGACGAGAtccgcgcactgcgcacgattgctggcgcgccggatTATACGCGCGGCATCTTTCAGGCGATTGGATACAAGGAATTTGACGCGTACTTGACCGAGTACGACACGCACCAAACGCACAATGAAACCCTCTTTCAAGAGGCGATCCAGGCGATGCAGGTAGCGACGCGTCGCTATGCGAAACGCCAAGTGTCCTGGATCAAGAACCAGCTTCTTCCCGAAATTCGCtgtgcacaagcgcgggGTGAGGATGTGTATTTGtacgtgctcgacgcgtcCGATCCCGCACAGTGGCACGAacatgtgcgccgcaaggccGAGGCCATCACACACGCTTTTctgcaaggcgcgccgatgcccGATCCGTCCAGCgtctgtgcacgcgcgtcaGACTTGCTCcaaagcgacgcgcgcgcacagggCAAGATGGAGCGCAACCAAATGTTTACGTGCGACGTATGTACCTCTGATCCAGCTCACCCATTTCGCGTCCGCGAGACGGAACGCGCAAAACACACGGCCTCGCGGACGCACCGCaccgcgtgcaagcgccgcacaaggcAGGCGTGGATTGCCGAGAACAaggcgcaaggcgcgtccattcggcgcgcgcgcgcagaacAGCGTGAGACGGAGGAGTGA
- the ATG3 gene encoding E2-like enzyme (COG:U; BUSCO:EOG09263WZ2; EggNog:ENOG503NXTG) — MQSFQTRFWAVRDHFAPVLRESKFKEHGRITPEEFVLAGDFLVHQYSSWQWNTGELSKTREYLPPEKQYLMARGVPCFRRVSQLRDRRRLNKMLSSTASSTTSLTRLEREARKYGGTADDTERFVSMDTGGNEAAEDWVLTHVLSTEQHRARPRGNDSGTTLREVDNRLASFSIGKSPPSSRRSSTQTPSQCGQAEAESEELEGLEELEEEDPASFVPTLLVSPRRESMVGKPSITSVRSYDCILTYDKYYQTPRFWLVGYDANGVPLQPKQIFEDVASEHAFKTVTIEPFPHGSPGSAAMDTILASQDETLRTPRSLSVHVASIHPCKHASMMRKLIHRVNGAGADELEDTPPSSTTPSRRNLWSSTLQNVWGSAKRSDVETNVRVDEYLVIFLNFLASIVPTIELDTTASV, encoded by the exons atgcagTCGTTCCAG ACTCGGTTTTGGGCTGTGCGTGACCATTTTGCACCTGTACTACGCGAATCCAAATTTAAGGAGCATGGCCGAATTACGCCGGAAGAGTTTGTGCTTGCGGGCGATTTTCTCGTGCACCAATACTCATCGTGGCAGTGGAACACGGGCGAGTTGTCCAAGACACGCGAGTACCTACCCCCAGAAAAGCAGTATCtcatggcgcgcggcgtgccgtgTTTTCGACGTGTGAGCCAATTGCGGGATCGGCGCCGCCTGAACAAGATGCTGTCTTCTacggcaagcagcacgACGAGCCTGACTCGCCTGGAAAgggaagcgcgcaagtaTGGAGGCACTGCGGATGATACAGAGCGATTTGTTTCTATGGACACTGGCGGCAACGAAGCGGCCGAAGACTGGGTGCTGACGCATGTGCTTTCCACGGAGCAACATCGCGCACGTCCTCGCGGCAATGACTCTGGCACGACACTGCGCGAAGTAGACAATCGCCTTGCCTCGTTCAGCATTGGAAAAAGCCCGCCCAGCAGCCGCCGCAGTAGTACGCAGACGCCGTCGCAATGCGGGCAAGCCGAAGCCGAGTCGGAGGAGCTCGAAGGactcgaggagctcgaggaAGAAGACCCTGCGTCGTTTGTTCCCACGCTCCTCGTGtcaccgcggcgcgaatCCATGGTAGGCAAACCGAGTATTACGTCGGTGCGGTCGTACGACTGCATTCTTACTTACGACAAATACTACCAGACCCCCCGTTTCTGGCTCGTGGGCTACGATGCGAACGGCGTGCCGTTGCAGCCCAAGCAAATTTTCGAAGATGTCGCATCGGAGCATGCCTTCAAGACGGTCACGATCGAGCCCTTTCCACACGGCAGCCCTGGCTCAGCCGCGATGGACACGATACTTGCTTCGCAGGACGAAACTCtacgcacgccgcgcagtttGTCGGTGCATGTAGCGAGCATTCATCCGTGCAAGCACGCAAGCATGATGCGCAAACTCATCCATCGCGTGAacggcgcgggcgcggaTGAACTGGAAGATACCCCCCCTTCGAGCACGACACCTTCACGGCGAAACCTTTGGTCGTCTACCCTACAGAACGTCTGGGGCTCTGCGAAGCGCTCAGACGTGGAGACAAACGTGCGTGTGGACGAATACCTGGTCATCTTTCTTAATTTCCTTGCGAGTATTGTGCCTACGATTGAATTGGATACTACTGCCTCCGTATAG
- the LYS4_1 gene encoding homoaconitate hydratase (EggNog:ENOG503NUC6; COG:E) produces the protein MLQAMLVGRGALRARMTRQTRMLATASGGTPQSYIEKVVQKYAVDWDPSVRVKSGDYVSIQPQTVMTHDNTGPVISKFRSIGATQIRNPDQVVFTLDHDVQNKSDKNLEKYSRIEAFAREKGIDFYPAGRGIGHQVLVEEGYAFPQSLVVASDSHSNMYGGVGAVGTPIVRTDAAAIWATGKTWWQIPPMVKVELTGALRHGVTGKDVIVALCGYFNKDEVLNSAIEFVGNGVKELGVDDRLSISNMTTEWGALAGVFPVDDTTLAWYEQLLRRMDRLSFQVGSSPRPSDTHARLNWKRLEELEADRFAADPGAQYTKHLQFDLSTLSPHVSGPNSVKVSTPLSELEQQNIQINKAYLVSCVNSRASDIASAASVLRGRKVAPGVEFYLGAASSIAQREAEQSGDWDALIAAGAHPLPAGCGPCIGLGVGLLEDGEVGISATNRNYKGRMGSPNALAYLASPAVVAASAARGSICSPDNLESPTGPAHPSLRIVETPQASKPAASEAPAAPAAALDPMFPASFCGPVIFAPQDNLNTDALYPGKYTYQDDITPERQAEVVMENYDPGFASVVAEERKRFPADAPKDTRFGVVLVGGYNFGTGSSREQAATALKYAGVPVVLAGSFSDVFKRNAINNGLICLQCAELVEDLTKEYGRDGARGNGGKRPGELCVLLDGADLRLDSRTGVAELTYPDGRQARYTTVPAGIGRSIQEIYVAGGMESWVRARL, from the coding sequence ATGCTCCAGGCGATGCTCGttgggcgaggcgcgctgcgtgcgagAATGACGCGGCAGACACGTATGCTTGCGACGGCCTCTGGTGGTACGCCGCAGTCTTACATTGAGAAAGTTGTGCAGAAATACGCAGTAGATTGGGACCCGAGTGTGCGGGTCAAGTCGGGCGACTATGTGTCCATCCAGCCACAGACGGTGATGACGCACGACAACACTGGGCCTGTCATTTCCAAGTTCCGATCGATTGGTGCCACGCAAATCCGCAACCCCGATCAGGTAGTCTTCACGCTCGATCACGACGTGCAGAACAAGTCGGACAAGAATTTGGAGAAATACAGCCGCATCgaggcgtttgcgcgcgaaaaaggcaTCGACTTTTATCCGGCGGGCCGTGGAATTGGCCATCAGGTGCTTGTTGAGGAGGGTTACGCGTTTCCGCAGTCGCTTGTCGTTGCATCCGACAGTCATTCGAACATGTatggcggcgtcggcgctgtTGGGACGCCCATCGTGCGTACggacgcagcggcgatcTGGGCTACGGGTAAGACATGGTGGCAGATTCCCCCCATGGTCAAGGTCGAGCTCACTGGTGCACTCCGCCATGGAGTGACGGGCAAAGACGTCATTGTGGCATTGTGTGGCTACTTTAACAAAGACGAGGTGCTCAACTCCGCGATCGAGTTTGTCGGCAATGGCGTCAAAGAGCTCGGTGTTGACGACCGCCTTTCCATCAGCAACATGACCACGGAATGGGGCGCACTTGCGGGTGTATTCCCCGTGGACGACACAACTTTGGCATGGtacgagcagctgcttcGCCGCATGGACCGTCTCAGCTTCCAAGTCGGCTCTTCCCCACGCCCTTCCGATACCCACGCGAGGCTCAACTGGAAGCGCTTGGAGGAATTGGAGGCGGACCGGTTTGCTGCCGATCCAGGCGCCCAGTATACCAAACACCTCCAGTTCGATCTCTCGACTCTCTCGCCGCACGTCTCTGGGCCGAACAGTGTCAAGGTCTCCACGCCCCTCTCTGAGCTTGAGCAGCAGAATATCCAGATCAACAAGGCGTACCTCGTCTCCTGTGTCAACTCACGTGCGTCCGACattgcgtctgcagcgtcggtgctgcgcggccgcAAAGTTGCGCCCGGCGTTGAGTTTTACCTaggcgccgcgtcgagcatTGCACAAcgcgaggccgagcagTCCGGCGATTGGGATGCGCTTATTGCTGCCGGCGCACACCCTTTGCCCGCAGGTTGTGGCCCTTGTATCGGGCTTGGCGTGGGTCTCCTAGAAGACGGCGAGGTGGGCATTTCCGCAACAAACCGCAACTACAAGGGCCGCATGGGCAGCCCGAACGCGCTCGCATACCTCGCGTCGCCTGCCGTTGTCGCAGCCAGTGCCGCACGAGGCAGTATATGCTCGCCGGATAACCTAGAGTCCCCTACGGGGCCCGCGCATccctcgctgcgcatcgtcgagaCGCCCCAAGCAAGCAAACcggcggcgagcgaagCGCCCGCGGCGCCTGCCGCTGCGTTGGATCCCATGTTTCCAGCATCCTTTTGTGGCCCGGTCATTTTTGCACCGCAGGACAACTTGAACACGGATGCGCTGTACCCTGGAAAGTATACGTACCAGGACGACATCACCCCCGAGAGGCAGGCTGAAGTGGTGATGGAGAACTATGACCCTGGCTTTGCAAGCGTCGTTGCGgaagagcgcaagcgctttcCTGCAGATGCGCCCAAGGACACGCGTTtcggcgtcgtgctcgtcgGTGGCTACAATTTCGGTACGGGCTCCTCGCGCGAACAggcggcgacggcgctgAAATATGCGGGCGTGCCTGTTGTGCTTGCGGGCTCGTTCAGCGACGTGTTTAAGCGCAATGCTATCAACAACGGACTTATCTGTCTGCAGTGTGCTGAACTGGTCGAGGACCTCACAAAGGAGTAtgggcgcgacggcgcgcgtggaaacGGAGGCAAACGCCCCGGCGAGCTTTGCGTGTTGCTCGACGGTGCCGACTTGCGCCTCGATTCGCGCACCGGAGTGGCGGAGCTTACGTATCCCGATGGCCGGCAAGCACGATACACTACCGTACCTGCTGGTATTGGCCGTTCTATCCAAGAAATCTATGTCGCTGGCGGCATGGAAAGCTGGGTGCGAGCGCGTTTGTAG
- the ILV5 gene encoding ketol-acid reductoisomerase (NADP(+)) (COG:G; BUSCO:EOG09262N3C; EggNog:ENOG503NVDN) translates to MELKAPARSMSLLSQRTPRSAAPQRRAAPAAVRSMQTLDFAGSPEKVYERVDWPLEKLQDYFKNDTFALLGYGSQGHGQGLNLRDNGMNVIVGVRKDGESWRQAVGDGWVPGKNLFTVEEAATKGTILMNLLSDAAQTATWPELKKYVTKGKTLYFSHGFSIVYKDQTNVIPPSDVDVILCAPKGSGRTVRTLFKEGRGINSSVAVFQDVSGQALERAIAMGIAIGSGYLYETTFQKEVYSDLYGERGCLMGGIQGMFKAQYDVLRANGHSPSEAFNETCEEALESLYPLVAQNGMDYMYKACSTTARRGALDWAPEFEKACRPVFERLYKSVKDGEETRRALGFGNRPTYREDYDKETDAIADQEMWRVGHVVRSLRPHRSQE, encoded by the coding sequence atGGAGCTCAAGGCTCCTGCGCGCTCCATGAGCCTTCTTTCGCAGCGCACCCcccgcagcgctgcgccgcagcgccgcgccgcgcctgctgctgtgcgcagcatgcagACGCTCGACTTTGCCGGCTCGCCTGAAAAGGTGTACGAGCGTGTCGACTGGCCGCTTGAGAAGCTTCAGGACTACTTCAAGAACGATACGTTTGCTCTCCTCGGCTACGGCTCGCAGGGTCACGGCCAGGGTCTTAACCTGCGTGACAATGGCATGAACGTCATTGTCGGTGTCCGCAAGGACGGCGAGTCTTGGCGCCAGGCTGTCGGCGATGGCTGGGTCCCGGGCAAGAACCTATTCACCGTAGAGGAGGCCGCTACAAAGGGCACTATTCTCATGAACCTGCTTTCCGATGCCGCGCAGACCGCGACGTGGCCAGAGCTGAAGAAGTACGTTACCAAGGGCAAGACACTCTACTTCTCCCACGGCTTCTCCATCGTCTACAAGGACCAGACAAATGTTATCCCGCCCTCTGACGTAGACGTGATCTTGTGTGCACCCAAGGGCTCGGGCCGCACCGTGCGCACCCTCTTCAAGGAGGGCCGCGGTATCAACTCGTCCGTCGCCGTCTTCCAGGACGTGTCTGGCCAGGCACTTGAGCGCGCGATCGCTATGGGCATTGCGATCGGCTCCGGCTACCTGTACGAGACCACCTTCCAAAAGGAGGTGTATTCGGACTTGTACGGCGAGCGAGGCTGCCTCATGGGCGGTATCCAGGGTATGTTCAAGGCCCAGTACGATGTACTCCGTGCCAACGGGCACTCGCCGTCTGAGGCATTCAACGAGACCTGCGAGGAGGCGCTTGAGTCGCTCTACCCGCTCGTTGCGCAAAACGGCATGGACTACATGTACAAGGCATGCTCCACCACCGcccgccgcggcgctttggacTGGGCACCCGAGTTCGAGAAGGCCTGCCGCCCCGTGTTTGAGCGCCTGTACAAGAGTGTCAAGGACGGCGAGGAGACTCGTCGTGCTCTCGGGTTTGGCAACCGCCCGACGTACCGCGAGGACTACGACAAGGAGACGGACGCTATTGCCGACCAGGAGATGTGGCGCGTCGGCCACGTTGTCCGCAGCCTGCGTCCCCACCGTAGCCAAGAGTAA
- a CDS encoding uncharacterized protein (EggNog:ENOG503P26T; MEROPS:MER0017248; COG:S), protein MSATRRDIQIESHGNLLGGWLYTPSTLKQKDGKYPAIVLAHGLGAVKEMALDRYSERFSAAGFLCVVFDYRFFGSSTGRPRGLIDPSLQLEDWSAALDYTKSLPDVDTRRIGIFGSSFSGGHVIRVAAAHPDTVSAVVSQCPFTDGLASARQVPLRTLPSTALLALRDQFFSTNDEPVRIKLVGEPGEVALMSTEESMKYKGLVPPGMKLEIEAVPARIVLKMPLLYPGSYTSQVQCPIMFGICGKDSVAPPKPTEYYAKKAPKGTIKYYPEMGHFDIYLGENFEKAVGDYVAFLDAVL, encoded by the coding sequence ATGTCTGCTACACGGCGCGACATACAAATTGAGAGTCATGGCAATCTGTTGGGCGGCTGGCTGTACACACCTTCTACTTTGAAGCAGAAAGATGGCAAGTACCCTGCCATCGTCCTTGCGCATGGTTTGGGTGCTGTCAAAGAGATGGCGCTCGATAGGTACAGCGAGCGGttcagcgccgctggcTTTTTGTGCGTTGTGTTTGACTACCGGTTTTTCGGCAGCAGCACGGGCCGCCCGCGCGGGCTGATCGATCCGTCGTTGCAGCTGGAAGACTGgtccgccgcgctggactACACGAAATCGCTCCCTGACGTCGatacgcgccgcatcggTATATTTGGGTCGAGTTTCAGTGGTGGCCATGTGATCcgtgtcgctgctgcgcatcctGATACGGTGAGTGCCGTGGTTAGCCAATGCCCCTTTACGGATGGACTGGCATCGGCGAGGCAAGTTCCGTTGCGCAcgttgccgagcacggcgctccttgcgctcCGCGATCAATTCTTCAGTACGAACGACGAGCCCGTACGCATCAAACTGGTGGGCGAACCCGGCGAAGTTGCGCTGATGAGCACCGAGGAATCGATGAAGTACAAGGGGCTCGTCCCCCCCGGAATGAAGCTGGAGATTGAAGCCGTgcctgcgcgcattgtATTAAAGATGCCGCTGCTATATCCTGGAAGCTACACGAGCCAGGTGCAATGCCCCATCATGTTTGGTATCTGTGGTAAGGATAGTGTTGCACCGCCGAAGCCAACTGAGTACTATGCAAAGAAGGCGCCGAAAGGCACGATCAAGTACTACCCCGAAATGGGCCACTTTGACATCTACTTGGGCGAGAATTTCGAAAAGGCTGTGGGAGATTACGTGGCATTTTTGGATGCCGTCCTGTGA
- a CDS encoding uncharacterized protein (COG:L; EggNog:ENOG503PKH0): MLTHIVAGYFTVEQCLLDNVPLLARNLHISERAALLMRNTIQREAAAKPVCFADMVYTMNTSEYVPGTPEQDEGTVRRGHQGSPIAMRGGVGELPRHPAMEPHANDMLSTGCGALDTHLGGGYAKGVVTELIGESSSGKSQLILFTAARTALGRSHEHGHGVALICTRGESAARHMVDRMVEMARAMLQDECKRRDDGEAAAKAHVEAGIDCMLRNVHIASAFTFDSAEHVLCYTLPGLVYRLRTECDGSAISLLVVDSVPPLLQDDLLEQKSVQQTTYRVRLQRLHSLAVWLRRLAVGDAQCPIAVVVINHVNDAFDLDIALARNAMAQGMLPVSADTRVELSATPADPSQVLPLAYSTQAANFSGLLASVPCTDASPFHVETDLKIAQLGLLWANCVNARYLVATAMRLDPQAAPLRRLRVVFSPTCTSNANEFYFGVGRDGIYTEAF, translated from the coding sequence ATGCTAACGCATATTGTAGCTGGCTATTTCACCGTGGAACAATGCCTGCTCGacaatgtgccgctgctcgcgcgcaacttGCACATTTCGGAGCGTGCGGCACTGTTGATGCGGAAcacgatccagcgcgaggcagcTGCAAAGCCAGTTTGTTTTGCAGACATGGTATATACGATGAATACGTCCGAGTATGTGCCGGGGACACCGGAGCAGGACGAAGGCACCGTTCGCCGTGGCCACCAAGGCTCGCCCattgcgatgcgcggcggagTGGGCGAGTTGCCGCGGCACCCTGCGATGGAACCACATGCCAACGATATGCTATCTACGGGAtgtggcgcgctggatacGCATCTGGGCGGAGGGTACGCCAAAGGCGTCGTCACCGAGTTGATTGGGGAAAGTTCGTCGGGCAAGTCGCAGCTGATCCTATTtactgctgcgcgcaccgcactgGGACGTTCGCATGAGCATGGCCACGGCGTTGCGTTGATCTGCACGCGGGGCGAATCTGCAGCACGGCACATGGTCGATCGCATGGTggaaatggcgcgcgccatgctccaAGACGAGTGCAAACGCCGCGATGACGGCGAGGCGGCGGCCAAAGCGCACGTCGAAGCGGGTATAGATTGCATGCTTCGCAATGTACATATCGCGAGTGCTTTCACGTTTGACTCGGCAGAGCACGTATTGTGCTATACGCTGCCTGGACTCGTCTACCGACTTCGTACAGAGTGCGACGGATCGGCTATTTCGCTGCTGGTCGTCGATAGTGTTCCCCCACTGTTGCAAGACGATTTGCTCGAGCAGAAATCGGTGCAGCAAACGACGTACCGCGTCCGGCTCCAGCGTCTCCACTCGCTTGCCGTATGGCTGCGCCGGCTCGCGGTGGGTGATGCACAGTGCCCTATTGCCGTCGTCGTTATCAACCATGTGAACGACGCGTTTGACTTGGATAttgccttggcgcgcaatgccaTGGCCCAGGGAATGCTGCCCGTATCGGCGGATACACGCGTCGAGCTTAGCGCCACACCAGCAGACCCAAGCCAAGTTCTTCCCCTAGCATACTCGACGCAGGCCGCAAATTTCTCGGGCCTTCTCGCGTCTGTTCCTTGCACGGATGCGAGCCCATTTCACGTGGAGACAGATTTAAAAATTGCACAGCTCGGCTTGCTATGGGCGAACTGCGTAAATGCTCGGTACCTCGTCGCTACCGCGATGCGGCTGGACCCAcaggctgcgccgctgcgccgcttaCGTGTTGTATTCTCGCCTACCTGCACTTCGAATGCGAATGAATTCTATTTCGGCGTTGGACGCGATGGAATCTACACAGAAGCATTCTAG